Proteins from one Myxococcales bacterium genomic window:
- a CDS encoding FHA domain-containing protein — translation MGYALRYRQHEIELVPGRFVIGRAGTCQLALDDPLASREHAAISVGDTEVSVEDLDSRNGVSVNETRIAGRRALVPGDRVRIGSQELVLVSTTASPRRAARAAPTARFAVFGVVGGLADKAFALGHVDEAERLLAGPLEEIASRAESGALADADTAEKVAAYATRLALATGKGAWVDYVVRLYHALGRPLPTAVVDVLHEVLRKVAGVDRGKFRSYIEALQAKAGELGPADRFMVSRIEGLERVVQAR, via the coding sequence ATGGGTTACGCGCTCCGCTATCGCCAGCACGAGATCGAGCTCGTCCCCGGGCGGTTCGTGATCGGTCGGGCAGGTACCTGCCAGCTCGCGCTCGACGATCCTCTGGCGTCTCGGGAGCACGCTGCAATCAGCGTCGGCGACACCGAGGTGAGCGTCGAAGACCTGGACAGCCGCAATGGCGTGAGCGTCAACGAGACACGGATCGCGGGTCGCCGTGCCCTGGTGCCGGGCGACCGGGTGAGAATTGGCTCGCAAGAGCTGGTGCTGGTGTCCACGACAGCTTCCCCTCGGCGTGCCGCGCGTGCCGCGCCGACCGCGCGCTTTGCCGTCTTCGGCGTCGTCGGTGGTTTGGCGGACAAGGCCTTCGCCCTGGGTCATGTGGACGAGGCGGAGCGGCTGTTGGCAGGCCCGCTCGAGGAAATCGCGAGCCGTGCGGAGTCGGGCGCATTGGCCGACGCTGACACCGCAGAAAAGGTGGCCGCCTACGCCACCCGCCTGGCGCTGGCGACGGGGAAGGGGGCCTGGGTGGACTACGTCGTGCGGCTCTATCACGCCTTGGGGCGCCCGCTGCCGACGGCGGTGGTCGACGTTTTGCACGAAGTATTACGCAAGGTCGCTGGGGTCGATCGCGGGAAGTTCCGTAGCTACATCGAGGCGCTGCAGGCGAAGGCCGGTGAGCTGGGTCCCGCGGACCGCTTCATGGTCAGCCGCATCGAAGGACTCGAACGCGTGGTTCAGGCGCGCTGA
- a CDS encoding FHA domain-containing protein, with protein MSDARRTDPVGIQIGPPERSVRFSILYRGHRFELKPGTLVVGRGTGCQLVLDDALVSRKHAEIEVTASSATLVDLGSVNGVFVNGTRAGGRQVLADGDKLVIGQQELTLFAAANPTLLPESPTARLSAETLVGLESPLARTADESEATHQGDALSLLGGVVDKVLALGRGDEAERILGNYLRNYLAMAQRSQAVTPDGAERAVAYAVKLASATGKAEWVDYGFALYSVLKRPLPNVIVEQLYTVLRQTKGVDLTLLRSYVEILRSVSARLGPTERFLAQRIEGLERLASA; from the coding sequence GTGAGTGACGCGCGACGCACCGACCCGGTGGGGATACAGATCGGCCCGCCTGAACGGTCAGTGAGGTTCTCGATCCTCTACCGTGGTCATCGATTCGAGCTCAAACCCGGCACGCTGGTGGTCGGGCGTGGCACCGGGTGTCAGTTGGTCTTGGACGATGCGCTGGTGTCGCGCAAACACGCCGAGATCGAGGTGACCGCGTCGTCCGCGACGTTGGTGGACCTGGGCAGTGTCAACGGTGTGTTCGTCAACGGAACGCGCGCGGGTGGACGGCAGGTGCTCGCCGATGGCGACAAGCTCGTGATCGGGCAGCAGGAGTTGACGCTGTTTGCCGCGGCCAATCCAACGCTGCTGCCGGAGTCGCCGACCGCACGCCTGAGCGCGGAGACCCTGGTCGGGCTCGAGTCGCCTCTCGCGCGGACCGCTGACGAGTCGGAGGCGACACATCAAGGGGACGCGCTGAGCTTGCTTGGTGGGGTCGTGGACAAGGTCCTGGCGCTGGGCCGCGGGGACGAGGCCGAGCGCATCCTCGGCAACTACCTGCGCAACTATCTGGCGATGGCCCAACGTTCCCAGGCCGTTACCCCGGACGGCGCAGAACGGGCCGTCGCGTACGCGGTGAAGCTGGCGAGTGCGACGGGGAAAGCGGAGTGGGTCGACTATGGGTTCGCGCTCTACTCCGTGCTGAAACGCCCGCTTCCCAACGTGATCGTCGAGCAGCTTTACACGGTGCTCCGGCAGACCAAGGGCGTGGATCTCACTCTTCTTCGGAGCTACGTCGAGATCCTGCGCTCCGTTTCGGCGCGCTTGGGGCCGACCGAGCGGTTTCTGGCCCAGCGGATCGAGGGCCTCGAGCGCCTGGCTTCGGCGTGA
- a CDS encoding DUF721 domain-containing protein translates to MVKRPTTDKRQPRTFAEKRARPGPEPLADLLGQARDTAARRAGVGLDHETWREVAGDRVALRTAPGGIENGVLTVVVSSPVWAQELSFLSEEIVGRLVARGLSVRSIRFRTGVVPERSKPPPARRLPRPVALSADAQERLAKVDDPELRAVIAEAMGQSLANAERLTPKPGARGPRSAGPETARSAPSAPKRSAGSRRSSEEE, encoded by the coding sequence ATGGTCAAGCGGCCGACAACCGACAAGCGACAACCGCGCACATTCGCGGAAAAGCGCGCGCGTCCGGGCCCGGAGCCGCTGGCTGATTTGCTCGGCCAGGCGCGCGACACCGCCGCGCGCCGCGCCGGAGTTGGACTCGACCACGAGACCTGGCGCGAAGTCGCGGGCGACCGCGTTGCGCTGCGCACGGCCCCCGGAGGCATCGAAAACGGAGTGCTCACGGTCGTCGTGAGCTCGCCGGTTTGGGCTCAAGAGTTGTCATTCCTGTCCGAAGAGATCGTTGGGCGTTTGGTAGCCCGAGGTCTCTCCGTGCGTTCGATTCGCTTTCGTACGGGGGTGGTACCCGAGCGGAGCAAGCCACCTCCAGCGCGCCGACTGCCAAGACCCGTGGCCCTGTCCGCCGACGCCCAGGAGCGTCTCGCCAAGGTGGACGACCCCGAGCTTCGGGCGGTCATCGCCGAGGCGATGGGTCAGTCCCTGGCGAACGCGGAGCGGCTCACGCCGAAGCCAGGCGCTCGAGGCCCTCGATCCGCTGGGCCAGAAACCGCTCGGTCGGCCCCAAGCGCGCCGAAACGGAGCGCAGGATCTCGACGTAGCTCCGAAGAAGAGTGA
- a CDS encoding TetR/AcrR family transcriptional regulator, which translates to MNIHSGVALTQDTGKHDAILDAAVELFAERGFHGTAVPLVAERAHVGAGTVYRYFESKEALVNALFRREKQQFLAALMGDFPVNAAPREQFRELWRRMRRFAEERPASAMFLELHHHAPYLDEQSRQLENSGMELFYSFIRGAQERQALKPIAPEILAAVVHGAFTGVAKAAMTGQLAAVTEPMDLAEACLWEAVRL; encoded by the coding sequence ATGAATATTCACTCCGGCGTGGCGCTGACCCAGGACACCGGCAAACACGACGCCATCCTCGATGCGGCGGTCGAGCTGTTCGCCGAGCGGGGTTTTCACGGCACGGCGGTCCCGCTGGTCGCCGAGCGCGCCCATGTGGGGGCGGGCACCGTGTACCGCTATTTCGAGAGCAAAGAAGCTCTGGTCAATGCCCTGTTTCGCCGGGAAAAACAGCAATTTCTGGCGGCGCTGATGGGGGACTTTCCCGTCAATGCGGCGCCGCGGGAGCAGTTCCGTGAGCTCTGGCGCCGGATGCGCCGGTTTGCCGAGGAGCGCCCGGCATCCGCGATGTTCCTGGAGCTTCACCACCACGCCCCGTACCTGGACGAGCAGAGCCGCCAGCTGGAAAATAGCGGAATGGAGCTGTTTTATAGCTTCATTCGCGGTGCGCAGGAGCGGCAGGCCCTCAAGCCCATCGCCCCCGAGATCCTGGCGGCCGTCGTTCACGGCGCTTTCACGGGCGTCGCGAAGGCCGCCATGACCGGCCAGCTCGCTGCCGTCACCGAGCCGATGGACCTGGCCGAAGCATGCCTCTGGGAAGCGGTCCGGCTCTAG
- a CDS encoding SDR family oxidoreductase, producing the protein MAKSQIVLVTGATAGIGREVALHLARRGMQVFATGRRQHALDELKQEARELDLHTLRLDVTDAESIQAARAEIERITDGHGVDVLVNNAGFGIAAPLVEASDADVRAQYETNVFGLLAMTRAFTPAMLARRSGRVINVSSIGGRVTLPFFGAYNSTKFAVESLSDAMRRELQPLGIRVSIIEPGVIRSEFAEKSMTFVDSRSSADQSPFADVYAGAQAIRASFEATAVGPEVIARAVERAITARRPKARYVAPAAARSFLVLAAVLPTAWLDALMIWGLARLGRMQRPAKTPALDAGAPSVSSG; encoded by the coding sequence ATGGCAAAATCACAAATCGTTCTGGTGACTGGGGCAACGGCGGGGATCGGGCGCGAGGTCGCGCTGCACCTCGCGCGGCGTGGCATGCAGGTGTTTGCGACGGGGCGGCGCCAGCACGCCCTCGACGAGCTGAAACAGGAGGCCCGCGAGCTCGACCTGCACACGCTGCGCTTGGACGTGACCGACGCCGAGTCGATCCAGGCGGCGCGGGCGGAGATCGAGCGCATCACCGACGGCCACGGCGTCGACGTGCTGGTCAACAACGCGGGGTTCGGCATCGCAGCGCCGCTGGTCGAGGCATCGGACGCCGATGTTCGGGCGCAGTACGAGACCAACGTGTTCGGGCTGCTGGCGATGACGCGCGCCTTCACTCCGGCGATGCTCGCGCGGCGGTCGGGTCGTGTCATCAACGTGAGCAGCATCGGCGGTCGAGTGACCTTGCCGTTTTTTGGCGCCTACAACTCGACGAAGTTTGCCGTTGAGTCCTTGTCCGATGCGATGCGGCGTGAGCTTCAGCCGCTCGGCATCCGCGTGTCCATCATCGAGCCGGGAGTGATTCGCAGTGAGTTTGCCGAGAAATCCATGACCTTCGTAGACAGCCGTTCGTCCGCGGATCAGTCGCCGTTTGCCGATGTGTACGCGGGTGCCCAGGCGATTCGTGCAAGCTTCGAGGCCACCGCCGTCGGTCCGGAGGTCATCGCGCGCGCTGTGGAGCGAGCCATCACCGCGCGCCGCCCCAAGGCCCGCTACGTCGCCCCGGCGGCGGCCCGCTCGTTCTTGGTCCTGGCGGCGGTGCTCCCGACGGCGTGGTTGGACGCGCTCATGATCTGGGGACTCGCTCGACTGGGGCGCATGCAGCGACCCGCAAAGACGCCGGCCCTCGACGCTGGGGCGCCGAGCGTGTCGTCGGGCTGA
- the ada gene encoding bifunctional DNA-binding transcriptional regulator/O6-methylguanine-DNA methyltransferase Ada, whose product MPQARDSDRTSAALQADARFRAIHTRDANADDTFFYSVATTGVYCRPSCGARRARSEHVRFHESAEAAARAGFRPCKRCRPDEPPPAERRAAEVAALCRLIEDSAELLTLDVLAAHTGTSPGHVQRMFKSVTGVTPRAYAAAHRASRARGELTRQRTVTDALYDAGYGSSGRFYAESTARLGMTPSQFRGGGAGDEIRFAVGQCSLGAILVAATVRGICAISLGNEPAPLVRELEARFPHARLLGADAEFERLVGLVVGLVDDPKLGTRLPLDIRGTAFQERVWSALSAVPVGTTLSYTELAKLVGAPRAVRAVAHACAENPLAVAIPCHRVVRLDGSSSGYRWGIERKRALQARERG is encoded by the coding sequence ATGCCCCAGGCCCGAGACTCGGATCGAACGTCGGCCGCGCTCCAAGCGGACGCCCGCTTTCGCGCCATCCACACCCGCGATGCGAACGCCGATGACACATTCTTCTACTCGGTCGCGACGACGGGGGTGTACTGCCGTCCGTCGTGCGGCGCGCGCCGAGCAAGATCCGAGCACGTTCGGTTCCACGAGTCGGCGGAGGCAGCAGCGCGCGCTGGGTTTCGCCCATGCAAGCGCTGCCGTCCCGATGAGCCGCCGCCCGCCGAACGGCGCGCAGCCGAGGTCGCCGCGCTGTGTCGCCTGATCGAGGACAGCGCCGAACTACTGACCCTCGACGTGCTCGCCGCACACACCGGGACGAGCCCTGGTCACGTGCAGCGCATGTTCAAATCCGTCACCGGCGTGACGCCCAGAGCCTATGCTGCGGCCCATCGCGCGAGTCGCGCTCGAGGCGAGCTCACGCGGCAGCGCACGGTGACCGACGCCCTCTACGATGCCGGCTACGGCTCGTCTGGGCGCTTCTACGCCGAGTCCACCGCACGTCTCGGCATGACCCCGAGCCAGTTCCGCGGCGGCGGCGCAGGCGACGAGATCCGGTTCGCCGTGGGCCAGTGCTCCCTCGGAGCCATCCTGGTCGCCGCCACCGTCCGGGGGATCTGCGCCATTTCGCTGGGCAACGAGCCGGCGCCGTTGGTTCGCGAGCTGGAAGCTCGTTTCCCTCACGCGCGGCTGCTCGGCGCGGACGCCGAGTTCGAGCGCCTAGTCGGGCTGGTGGTCGGGCTCGTCGACGATCCCAAGCTCGGCACTCGGCTGCCCCTCGATATCCGCGGCACGGCGTTTCAGGAACGGGTGTGGAGCGCACTGTCCGCAGTGCCGGTCGGCACGACGCTCAGCTACACCGAGCTCGCGAAGCTCGTCGGCGCGCCACGAGCGGTCCGGGCCGTGGCGCACGCGTGCGCCGAAAACCCCCTGGCGGTCGCCATCCCCTGCCACCGTGTCGTGCGCTTGGACGGCAGTTCGTCAGGCTATCGTTGGGGCATCGAGCGCAAACGTGCGCTTCAGGCGCGCGAGCGCGGTTGA